The genomic stretch CTCATCTCTTGAATGTGGCACTGGTAAGGAACAGATTGCTCCGGCTGAAGCTTGCAAAGGCATTTGACCCCGACTTGCAAAGTCGTTCCATCACAGTACCTTGCACCAAAACGCATTTCTGCAAATACGTAATTATCGTAATAATTGcgtttacaaaatattaaagctATTACAACCATGTTCACAGCCTCGTGTGAATGTTTTTGAATTATAATCACTTGTCTCTGAAGTTAAGAGTCGAAATCCGTTGGTCgattatcaaaaatttacaatattattcatGCATTTGCATTTAgtgtaaaattacattttttttaaccataaAGTACCAAGCGATGcttggtaatttattaatataaaaatctagcataataagtaaaaaaaaagaggtaattgttttatttgtttcaatatGCGATCAGAATGTAGACTACTGCAGCATATGCAAAatattctattaataaaattattgagttCCAATCCTTAAACTTCCAATTCTAAGTAGCTTCATATccatatatctatactaatattatgaagaggTAACGTTTGTGACGTTGTAAGAGGTAATCTCTgaatctactgaaccgattttaaaactACGTTATTGTGGGGTAtcataggctatatattaacCTGAAAACTAAAAATCAATTTACGTGGGAGTCGGACTTACAAAGTAGGAGAAAAAACGGTCGATCGAAATAGTTTCTTACGAACGCTTCCTTAACGGTGAGGGATATATGATTCAGTTCTATAAAAAAGGTGTGGAGCTTGATAATggctacaaaaaagtccgccaTAGTAAATAATTCTCTAGAATCTAGATTAGACTAACGGTAGACCTAATTTaggttacattttatatatttttcctagATTTTCCAAAATAGAAACCtactataataacataatagactttatgataattttaagcTATAGAGGCAGGAGGGCTTCTTTGAGAAATTgagatgaaattaaaatggTTATGGCTAAGTATtactctaatttttttattaaattgacaaTTCTAACTCCATTGACAGTTTTAACGGAAACAAACACCAGAGGCTCAGAAATAACAATACCTCTTCTTAGTTCACTCCAAACATCAAATTCAATATTCCGATAAATATCTGGATCCAAAGCTTTAGCAACTTTGTATGGAAACGGAGTTATACCATTGTCAAGCAGATCCTTAGCACTATTCACGTTTAAACAGTTCATGCAAACATTCTCAAGTTGTATCAAGCTTCGATTAAAGACAAAGATACTCATGGATTCCTTTAATAAGCTGGCACGTTCTAAATCTTCAGTGTGGTGCTTGCATTTTAAAGCTAATGTGTTATTGTTTCTATCCTTGTCTTCCTCATTCGAAGCTTCTATGAAGATTTTAGCTCTCTCTTTCTGTTTCTTACGGCGTTCCACGTTTTCagacataaaatattcaatgtgGTTCGATGGCACCTTATCATGTAGCATTTTTTCTACTGCATAGGGTAAATCCTTTAGTTGGTACACACCATCATATAGTACTTCGTATACCAATgctataaaatacattaatcgTTTTAAGCACtgcactttttttatttcattggtttattatttgttatgttaaatataaatttggcatgttaaatataaaaaaaattgattccaGTTTACATACATTAAAGCTGAAAAGTATACtgttaattgatttatttcaaaagaTCTGCTCTTGCTTAAAAAGTTCATCCATcaatccatcatcatcatcatcaaatcaacccattgccggcccactacagttcAGACActatgggtctcctcccacaatgagaaggggttaaggctgtagtccatcacACTGGCCCAGATTGGTAAGATATTCATCCCCCAATAAACAAATTTGATAAATTAgacagtatatttaaaaaaagtttgaagTTCAGAATTGCTAAACATGTGGAATTAAATTGCCAATAAGAAGTCAGTAGTAGTCATAAGTATATGTGAATTCTTACCATTGCTTGCCGATGACACTACTTGGTATGCATTGAAATGTTAATCAATGTTCAcaattagttaataaatatcagaagtgggatgataaaaattattttaattttaatttttgggaAATGTTTAAGCAATGTGGGCAACCTGCAGCATAAAGGCAGAACTAGGTGTGCAAATCATCTCCTTTTAATTGGTAATGACTATAGTTTAACATCATTATTCATGATTATTAGAATTCTAGATTATTGAAAGTTGTGTTGtgtctgtaattttaatatcgtaATCTTAAAATAATCTGATCGCTGAAATATTcactaataaacaaataaataataataaataaatatactatgacaatacacacatcgctatctagccccatagtaagcgtagcttgtgttatgggtactaagacgactgattaatatttttatgaataatatacataaatagttagaatatacatataaacacccagacactgaaaaacattcatgctcatcacacagacattttccagttgtgggaatcgaacccacggccttggactcagaaagcagggtcgctgcaaactgcgccaatcggccgtcaaaatacaaTGGAAACTTCATGGAAatgtttatatacatatttggtTTTAGATATGACCAAAACAGGGAAAGAATATCTTTAACCTCATATAAAAACCATAGTTACTTAGCCTTTGAATGcttctttaaatataaaatgactGCTGATTAAAAAACTTCATAAAAAAAGTCATAATTAATCACTGGACACATATTAACTAGCAGCTTTCATCGGTTATTTTCTTAAGCATGTCCATCCTTTGTTACATatacgttaataaataaataaatactggtGCGTAACTAACCAAATACTACGCAATGTTTATAAGATATAGCTGTTATTGTTTATCTTCCAATTTCTTATTAGCGTAATTGCAAAAATACACTaaaaattgtttcattttaacCGTCTATCCTGCCTTTAAACTGCGATGGAAGCCATATCAATAAAAGCGAAATTCGCAATAGGCGAAATATATCACTCAGCACCGCTAGCACTAAACTATGATAGCAATAACATAAATGCGAAAACCCCTTTTAAAATTTAGTGAACTGGGATCTACAACACATGTGGTACATCATGTCTTAAAACagtatctatttataatatggttttaatatatgtGATCAGCATATTACGCGAATTTACCGGTTATATCAAGCTTAAAAAAAGATGAGTGTTAATGTGCAATAATATCATTGGATGTTACTTCTATTATGTACTGCAAACAGAAATCCcgctgcccagcatggtgattagtTCAGCACTGTTGTGGgctataaatgaatattgttgaataattattataaagctgCTGAAGATTAGAAAATCATTATTATGATGGATACTAATTGAGGTTTTAGGAGCATACAACATCACAATATTATGAACCTGCATTAACACAAGGGAcactgctgtttttttttattagtctggtaatatataatttactattttacaAAGAGATTTactcaaatattttgtttatagatttctatacttaaattaattcaaatcacCCAAACCAAACTCAAACAATTCTATATTAGCCACAATTCTGGCAGTAGTACACAGAAATCATCATTacccatttaaatttaaagaaccTTAATATCCCTAAATTCATTCCCTATCAAAATTCGCACTGCGTAATTTACGATGATATGACATGTCCTAAACAATACCGgaatattcaaaatattcacataataacaataatatcaaGATAATACACATTCTAACCCGtaaatttgcataatacacTGTACACAAGTGACACTTtatcaactaaatttaattgcCCTAATTCCctgattgaaatttaaaaatcaatagtTTGATGCTATATGTAGTAAAGGTTAACTTACACTGGCAAAATGATGAGGCATTTATGAATTCTTTAGTGTATACAGCATCAAAATGTTTAGTATCAGGCGAGTAGAAAACATAAATGGTTTCTCCATAGCCATTACAGATTTTAGTCTGCGGTCCTTTATTAGcttcaaaaattacaaaatcacGCCTGCAATGTTCAATTGATGATACAAATCAAATTGTTATTAAAGAGTTTTTAATCTACCACCTTCCAAATTAAAGGCAGTGTAGAGACTAGTTATCAAAACCGTCATGTTGACAAGCAATCAACACTGTCAACATGAAAATTTGCACATTGATtttcataaatcaaaagaagaagaaggggAAAATGCACTgacatatttcaaatatttgatTGGATTATCTAGACTGGAATAGTAAAATCCTAAGTAAAATCATAGTTCACCTACAGAATTATTAAGTGATAAGTTTTTGATGTTTTCTGTAATGACAAATTTCCAAATTGGGGTTGTATTTCAGCATTGGGTACTACAACAGCGAGGATGTTTTTAAACAGtgaaaatattaacataatgaTATGATGTTAATTGAATGAAAGGCTCAGAAACTGTGACAAGTTATTTACTGTAACATAGCCCATTGATTGTGGAAGATTATAACTaccctatttttaaaattaatacaagAAAAAGGCAGCTAACAACTTCGTCAGCTTTAAATATAGATTCTAGCGTGTCTGAAAGTCTTACATcaaaagcaaaattaaacaaaattatataaatactaaactAAACAGGATGAACAGTCCTGaatacaaacattaaaatacATTCATTAAACAAAGCACATTTGTCTTAGACTTGCAAGATGTCAAtttaatatatacaaacaaCCCTTATCTGCTTTATGCCTTATGGACAGTTCttgtaagtaatttaaaacacaaaatgtaTTTAGTAAAGATTACAAAGCTAGAAAATCTACGTCAAAATAATATGACTAAAacaactcaatatacacattttttttaaatcctacaatctgttaaatataatatgctgaggataaaaattatcatatgaTTGTctttaatatatgtaataaaataacataacaaaggctattttttaaatGCCTACATCAATCTCCCAGATGCAAGCTGCAAAAATTTAATTGCGATTGATGCAGCGGTTGagccaaaaaacaaacaaacagacatacttttgtttttttaatattagtttggatTCTTATCTTACGGAAAGTGCTTATGgtattaaaatgatatttgcCATGCAGTAGCAATGTAATGATTTTATACAGGAGAATTATTTTAATCACCCTAAAACCACTGTCTTATTAAagagtaaaaatattcaaaaccactattaaagagtaaaaatattcaataaaaaacattaaacctAGTTAATCTTATTAGAAAACAATAGTGATGATCAGTTAGTTAAATTGCTGTTCTTACCTATAAAGATGGCTCATAGCAGATATTTCAATGAGCCCGCCCCATTCTGAAGCATTGGCTATCTCTTTAAGATAATTTTCGAACGAACAATTTAATGACTATAAAAGAAACAGTGTGTGTTAGGATCAGATTAATTTTGCGATATCTCAAGGTACAATAAAGGTTGGAAGCCTACCCCCTCGAAAAGGTGGCGCTGGGATGCCATGAAATGAACGCAGTCCAACCGCACTTTATGGAAATAGCGCTGcgtattgtaaatattttccgACACTGCCCTAAACAGACAGCTGGCGTCGCGGGCCGTATGTTTCCGGAAAAAACCCATCTCATCGAGCCAGCGGTCTGGCTCCGATGAACGCTTGTGTATTTTCCACGGGCCCCGACATCGGATCGGGGAAGGCGACATTGTTTAAAGCTGCGAACAATCTGaaggtaaacaaaaacaaatgacgCTGCTCTTGGACCAAGACTTTCCGGCAGAAATCACGTTATATTCGCTTCATAAATCAAATTAACGTATCACACACACAGAAAATCTACAAAACCATATCGTAGCTAAAATGACTTCAGAATGCAAATGGTTGTTTTGCTGTCTACGATACACAACACGTGCAGAGTAAATGGCACAGTACAATACGTGAAAAATGATTTTGTTGTACTCaccgaaatattattttccaATAGTCAGCATCGGAGTTAAACTTTTTAACAATAAacggtatattattttaacaatactgCGAAAAATTGCACGTGCCAAAAGCAACCGTCAAGAGCCGGCGGGAaggaaaatcaaaattttacatCAAAACACGTTCAAATGCCAATTGCCAATCTTATAACTGCGCAGTGTTGCCATTTGCAAGCAATGTTCGCATCACAGACTCGTAGCcctaaatgaaaatatgaaataccatagataatattaaactaGTAAGCGTCCACTGAATAATACGTTTTAGTTTTTACAACAATAATTCGTGTGTTCTCACTTCACCGGGACATAGATTtcacgtaaaaataaataaatggaattcaagtgtgatttcgaaataattattatactcaAATGATTATCTTTTTAGACGCTAGTTAGTACAGAACATACTTCTTACaagattaagttattttttaaccgATACTAATCTCTGGAACAACAGTTTTTACGGAACTGGTAGAAATGATGATGttagtaggtaattaaaatcTACAGTTAGGTGAGAACTTTTAAATGTGAAATACATCTTATGCGattgtatattgaattttatagaCGTATCCGTATCATGCTGCAGTGTTAAGCCAAGGTCAGAGACAGGAGCCGGCGGCCCAGCGCAGTGTGTTCTTCGAAGAATGTTTAAATTCAAGTTACATGTATAACAAACTTTGTTGAAGCTGGAAAAACAAGTCATAAAAAAGTTAATCTAAAGAATTCTGTAACCATGAAAAATATTGAGATCTACTCAATATTTTTCGGAACATGCTTGTTAATATTGAACCTGGTTCCCATTTATGTATTTGATGGAAAGTTAAATAGTacagtgttttatattttaatttatgcttCTACCGTAGATATTTCACCTTTTTATTGTACGATTTACTTCAGGCAATCgttaaatttatattgaattaGCAGGTAACAGTTAGAACACAAAATCTGGGCGAGAGGGACTTTGTCCTTAGGCGAATAGCTACTAATTGTCGACGTTAGTAATAAAATCCCTGAGCTATATTTATATCTTCCTGTATCataaagctgaagaatttgTTCTTACATTTCTTGGAAAGTTCTTATCTCTGAAACCACCTGTCTAGGTTTGCATTTGATACCCCAATTTGTTGGGAAGACGTCACTCCTAATTATCCCTTAATATggatatgaaaatataattatttccacCCACCATTTATTAGCACAATCCAATCTCTGGAACCATCAAGTTAACACTTTTTCGcgattcttaaaaaaaatatttcatctaACAAAACGCTTTCACAATACAACAGCAGTTTTAGGAGCAgggtatgaaattaaaaaacaactagTTTTGGTTCTATATTTTAGAAAAAGCACCGTCTGTAAAacatacaaatttttaatacaaaattgttCTTTATTGGCATCGTTGGCAtcctataaaattttaaaaatgaatttattgacACATATTGTAATACGacagtataaaaatttattgttcaTCTTCATCACAAGAAAATTAATTAGCAAAAACAAATAAGATAATCTTAGCTTTAATATACGCAGTTGAGCATTTAGTATTAAACCTACGATTTTCGATCTCGCTTACTTCTgggatattatatatttgaaaacttgccaaatttgaaattattgaaaattgTCTTGGTAACTACActcctaataaattaaaaagaccaGAGGCCTCTCACGACGACGCGTGGAATCTCATgtaaaaaagtacttaaaattTCTAGTTTAAAATATAGAGAACACAAGCACAAAGCGACATCTGAACTAAGACATTTTCGAATCCGGAGTGCAGTGTGTTCCcagcttaaaataaaatcagtactcaatcttaaaatttactcttcattaaaaaataaataaaatgctcgTAAAATACACTtatcagatatatatatataccattaAAAGTGACATAGAAAATTTGGTTCCTACAATCTAATGATAACAACCAGTTCACGGGGTCCGTTTATTTTGGAGTGGGTATGGAGTATTttaaggggatataattttttcgaCATCAGGCTTCACGCCTTTTTAGGTTTTAGGCATAGATAATCGATGTTGCCACAAACGGACATCGTAAACTGGCCTTATTGAATCTTACATCGAGTCTAAAATACGGCGATACTAGCGATATATAGTTGCGATAAATAATGGAAGGTAGTTCAGGCCGTCTTCTCCTGCTCGATTATGTCCTTGGTGGGCAGGGGGTTCTTCTCGCAAGTCTCAGTGTGCTTCAACTTGGTTGGGTCGAAGTTTTCGATTCCGTTCAAGAACTTGTTCTTTTCCTTCTCCGCTTCAATAGCTATTGGAAATACAAAGGGTTTagtaaaaagaataaattatattttaccagcAGCCTCCCCCTCGATAATTTTgtctttactaataaaaaaactatagttTGTTTGCTTGAACGCCCTCATCTCTTGAGatgcttatttattatttctcaggcttcttctcggtagaatctgccttccgaaccggtggtaaagtcactacaaacagacggacatgacgtttcaaaggtgtttatattaggcctactttaaataaatgaatttggattttttgaatttttctctTAACCTAGCCATCGCCTAACTAAcgaatacctaattatttaggCGACATTTATGAACGATTGAAGTAtctctaggaatctccttaggcGTTATTTACGCATTGACTTGTTTGTATGAAAACGGTCACTAGGGACCCTGCAAACGAAGTAATAGCGCGCCGCGGTGTATTGTTGACTTCCTACTAATAGATGAATGTTTTAATGGGAAACGTATTAGATGTGGTACGCAGACCAAGACGCAGTGCATTTCGATAACTGGATGTTTATATGGCGTGGTCCAGTATGAATTTGTTGGCGATGATTATGATTAGAAGTTATGCCACTCATAAATATATACCAGATTTTTTAACAGCAGTCAATAGAcagtatgtttttattacattctaCTTGGAACACATTCCTAACCCACCGTCCTTGTTTTTAAATGTGTCAAAATGTACATCGTAAACCAATTAAGGTCCAAGTTACCAAGATACTAAACAGTATCTTTTTCGATAAATTGATAATGCCTAGTTGGTTATGTTAAACTAAGTTTATCACTGTCGgcggaaaaaaaacaatatttaaaagtttatatacatGCTTAAGCATAAAAAAGCGGTAAAATTAAACCTTCAATGGCCGGCAAGGAATTTTTTTCTTCGGTCTCCGTGTGCTTCATTTGAGTCTTGTCAAATTGTTCTACTCCATCTAGAAGGTTCTGATGCGCCTTCTCCGCTGCCACAACTGGTATGAAGCAAAAATCGTGCACGGCAAACATAAGTAAAAAAGCATTATGTATAAACAAAgtgaacatatttttataaaagcatatagaCGCATAATAAACATGCTTTACAGTTTATAATtaacacgtaaaataataaggaAAAGCGTGTAGTAAGCTAATTATTAAGGAAATGTTGATAAGAACATTTAGTTATTGCGAGGATACTCAAACTTTGGTGCAGCAGGATTTCTGTTTTGCGATATTGTTGTGTTTGAAATAAGTACTcagaattaaattataatttaaaagggGCAAAGGCGTAGTATTTAAGCTTTAATatacattgttttattattgctaTGTGATATATGCCtgttttcattaaacctaggcatcgcttAAATGGAATGCCTATGAATAAAGCAATGTCTATAGGGAAAAAACGTTTTACCATCTCTTAGGCGataactatagaaaaaaaattgatgcaTGGTTGGGAATCTTCTTAAATTAGGCGTTGCCTAGTtggtcgttagtgaaaacagaaaattaataattttacaaaacataaaaaaccaaattaaattatGACTGATCAATTGGGGATGCTTGTATAAttgatagaatatttttttttaatttaagagcaTTGCATTAATAAACACTCGTCATGCTTTTTTGCACTGACAAAATAGAAATGcgcaaattatttaatttaccatCTTTATCAGGAAGCGGGTTCTTTTCTTGTGTTTCTGTGTGCTTCAGACTGGCGGCGTCGAACTTTTCGATCCCATCAAATAGGGACTTTTGAGTTTTTTCAGTGGCTACATCTGCAAATCATAAACAAGACGTTAACTTctatcataaaataaagcaaaggaTGCCTTTGTGAAAAACGCCTCAAAATTGAAATGATAATTATGTTATTGGAAAAAAAACGATATTAACACACATGCTATTTACacgttaaaatataatttagtacCGACAAAAAAGGAAAAGccttgttattttttatcaaacggaaaacttgaaaaaatctttgttaAAACAGGTGCAACGGGACACAAGCCGTTATAAGTGTTTTGCATTTTTCCACCCAGGCTGAATACCTAATGCGTTAGGTAGGACTATTTTTTCTACGGTGTCCGTTTTCCTTAAGGATGATGCCTGAAATTTTTCAACGTCGTGTAGAAGAGCTGTGTGTTGCTTTTCTTGTGCTACGTctgttaaaacaattataattgtATAACTCCACCTCTGACACGACCGCTATGGCTGTGGCGATACGCAGATATCTTAGTTTAGAAAtaagaatcatttatattagatcactttttattgtaaaaaaaacttgggtagGGCAATgtattatctaaataaaattctttgaaTCTTATCTgtcgatattattatttttgtttctcttTTGATGGTAAATTTCTTAACAGAACTTATCTTATCAATCATTTTAAAAGTGTGTTAAGATATTATGCCCTAAGCAGATATCTTAGTttggaataatttttattttattactttttttaaggaTGATGCCTGAAATTTTTCAACGTCGTGTAGAAGAGCTGTGTGTTGCTTTTCTTGTGCTACGTCTGTTAAAACCATTATAATTGTATAACTCCACCTCTGACACGACCGCTATGGCTGTGGCGATACGCAGATATCTTAGTTTAGAAAtaagaatcatttatattagatcactttttattgtaaaaaaaacttgggtagGGCAATgtattatctaaataaaattctttgaaTCTTATCTgtcgatattattatttttgtttctcttTTGATGGTAAATTTCTTAACAGAACTTATCTTATCAATCATTTTAAAAGTGTGTTAAGTTATTATGCCCTAAGCAGATATCTTAGTttggaataatttttattttattactttttcttGTAAATAACGGCGTAAGTGGGACTCTGtcttttatctaaataaattcgTTTGAATCTTATCGGtcgataatattatttctggTCCTGTTTTGTTGTTGACTTTCATATCATAACTTATCATATCAATCATTTTAAAGCCACACACCAAGCCAGAATTTTACTTGATTGATCTGTAGGTACTCTCTTTTTACCTTCGAAAGGGGTATTCCTTATGGccttaatagaaaaaaaagttggtGATACAAAATTAGCTTCagattaaatcaaaaattttaacgttaaaattttaaaggacCCTAGGAATATCACTTCAATATAATTGAACCAGATAATGTACTCTCTAATGCCGCATATCGTTCCTTATTTAGCTTACGCATGGTTAAGAACtctatcataataatttatgttgcTCTTGATCTCCAGATGTGATTTGTATGCCTTTAAACGGGCTAAAACATTTTACTGTAtgggcttttaaaaaaaaaaatatgataataaccTTCTGCGGAAGGCAGCACGATCTTCTCATTTGTGTCGACGTCACGAAGACAGCTTGGGTTGAAGGCCTCGAGCTGGCTCTTGAGGTCAGTGGCGACCTTTGGCAGGTCCTTGAGGGAGGGAGCGTCACTCACTGAGCAGGCCATGATTCGAGATCTGTGGACAaaggaatataaaattaagaagtgAAGAACTGAAGTGTTTCTGTAAACCACCATTGGGAATAAGTTGTTTTGCCAGGACCAAGTATGACCAGAGAGTAATATAcgctatattactctccgtccttgcaaccaactctataccaaaaatgaaatcgattggttgcttagttatggtGTGAAGGTAGGACAGACACACATctatacgaataaataaaattaaagtggatTAAACATCATACAAATAACCTTACTTAGGATtgaagattatatttattttaacgataacataacatgaacgtttttaaaaattttgtttgtcAGGGTCTATCTTAAGAACGGCTGAACTCGTCATAAATATGGCtgtatttaaaatgcaaaatgcaaCCGATCCCAAATAAGGACCAAGCCCACCCGAAAAATGCAAATAAAGGCAAACCCCACGATTTGTTCGGATAaaatatatcatctgcatgtgACTAATACTTACTAGTAAAGCTAATTTCTAAAAGAAAACTATATTCATgtatttaatttgctttataaatgaaaaaaatcagactattcaaaactgaaaaaatattagGATAATCTTCCGAATCTCAACCAACCCCAacacaaaaaccaaaaaatatttaaaaataataagtatgacTTTTTACTAGAATTGAGGAAAATCATTCGCATATCAAGATACCTTAAGTGAAGATAACCAGTAATTTATTCTTGATTCTACGACAGGCTTACACATAAAGAAATGGTTTAGTCATCAGATTCCTAGCAAGGCGTCGTTAGTCGAACGCTATCTCACTAACAATCATGGTAAGTGATTCAAGACCATAcacgtaaatatatttatcttcaAGAAGAAATTATCCGTGTTTACTGTTACAACTAGGTAAGTTGTTACGATCGAAGTTAAATATTAGCCTTTGCATAGAGAATTTTTCTCGACTGCAAAAATGGGGGaaagttataaatatgaatgttctACATTTCTGATCACATGATCagagattaaataataaatagatctattaaaaaaaactttgaagttataaaaaaatctgtagcAGATACAGGTGGATATATCATACTCCATTCAGTCatctagttaaataattaaatcgtAAATATCGTGTCAAACTTTTTACGAATCTTCAAGGTGGgtatattctaaattcaaaaatatttaattacctcgCCTTGCCCAACTACATGTCTACATgtacacatttatataaaagtttgaACGGGTTCTAACTAAACACTTATTACTGCAGAGTAGATTATTACCGCTAAACCGGAAAAAGTTTGTTTTAGTTAACTGTACCGGTTAACTACGCTCCGCGTTATCTGACTCATACTTAGCTACCTACATAACAAACCTCTTTCCATACatattaaaaac from Pararge aegeria chromosome 15, ilParAegt1.1, whole genome shotgun sequence encodes the following:
- the LOC120629776 gene encoding thymosin beta isoform X2, with the protein product MACSVSDAPSLKDLPKVATDLKSQLEAFNPSCLRDVDTNEKIVLPSAEDVATEKTQKSLFDGIEKFDAASLKHTETQEKNPLPDKDAIEAEKEKNKFLNGIENFDPTKLKHTETCEKNPLPTKDIIEQEKTA
- the LOC120629776 gene encoding thymosin beta isoform X1, giving the protein MACSVSDAPSLKDLPKVATDLKSQLEAFNPSCLRDVDTNEKIVLPSAEDVATEKTQKSLFDGIEKFDAASLKHTETQEKNPLPDKDVVAAEKAHQNLLDGVEQFDKTQMKHTETEEKNSLPAIEAIEAEKEKNKFLNGIENFDPTKLKHTETCEKNPLPTKDIIEQEKTA